In Methanoregula sp., a single window of DNA contains:
- the gatB gene encoding Asp-tRNA(Asn)/Glu-tRNA(Gln) amidotransferase subunit GatB, whose product MGEDQVIVGLEVHCQLDTKSKLFCGCSTDYRDDGPNTHVCPVCLGLPGAMPVLNKRSIEYAMKVAKALNCTVLHESEFSRKNYFYPDLDKAYQITQYDKPLAEGGYLEIESDEGGERRIQLTRIHVEEDPGRLVHMGNAERGKYSLVDYNRAGIPLIEIVSEPDMRSPKEARKFLNKLRATLEYLSVFDSDKEGSLRVDANISIKGNERVEVKNITSYKGVEKALTYEVTRQKNLIRRGQRIERETRHFIESTGITQSSRSKEQEHDYRYFPEPDLRPLHVQSWVAGIVLPELPDARRERFIAQYGCSLNHARTLTGELKLANFFEKVVAADPKGLSTLAATWIADTLIGELNYRSMTLDRVDATGFSEFMGILKRGTITDKSGIEVLRVMLDQYLKNEPMETPAAIISRLNLTKTTGDNSAITNAIEEAITENPRALEDYRAGKNGALNFLVGQVMKKTRGKADPGELNRLLTEALAKREA is encoded by the coding sequence ATGGGAGAAGACCAGGTGATTGTCGGGCTCGAGGTGCACTGCCAGCTGGATACGAAGAGCAAACTCTTCTGCGGCTGCTCAACCGATTATCGCGACGACGGCCCAAACACTCACGTATGCCCGGTCTGTCTCGGGCTTCCCGGTGCAATGCCTGTCCTTAACAAGCGTTCGATCGAGTATGCGATGAAAGTGGCAAAGGCACTGAATTGTACCGTTCTCCACGAATCCGAATTTTCGCGTAAGAATTATTTCTACCCTGACCTTGACAAGGCATACCAGATCACCCAGTATGACAAGCCTCTTGCCGAAGGTGGATACCTCGAGATCGAGAGTGACGAAGGTGGCGAACGGCGTATCCAGCTCACCCGTATCCACGTCGAAGAGGACCCGGGCAGGCTCGTCCACATGGGTAATGCCGAGCGGGGCAAGTATTCGCTCGTGGATTACAACCGTGCCGGCATCCCGTTGATCGAGATCGTATCAGAACCGGATATGCGTTCTCCCAAAGAGGCACGGAAATTTTTGAACAAACTCCGTGCAACGCTTGAGTACCTCAGCGTCTTTGACAGCGACAAAGAAGGATCGCTGCGGGTGGATGCAAACATCTCGATCAAAGGAAACGAGCGGGTGGAAGTCAAGAATATCACCTCGTATAAAGGGGTAGAAAAGGCCCTTACCTATGAAGTCACCCGGCAGAAGAACCTGATACGGCGGGGCCAGCGGATCGAACGCGAGACCCGGCACTTTATCGAATCAACCGGGATCACACAATCGTCGCGATCAAAAGAACAGGAACACGACTACCGCTATTTCCCGGAACCTGACCTTCGCCCCCTGCATGTACAGTCATGGGTGGCAGGTATTGTGCTGCCGGAACTTCCCGATGCCCGCCGGGAACGGTTCATTGCACAGTATGGCTGTTCATTGAACCACGCCCGCACCCTGACCGGTGAACTCAAACTTGCAAACTTCTTTGAAAAAGTCGTGGCCGCAGATCCAAAAGGGCTCTCAACCCTTGCCGCCACATGGATTGCTGACACCCTGATCGGTGAGTTGAATTACCGCAGCATGACCCTTGACCGCGTGGATGCTACTGGATTTTCTGAATTTATGGGAATCCTGAAGAGGGGCACCATCACGGACAAGAGCGGTATTGAGGTCCTCCGGGTTATGCTCGACCAATACCTGAAAAACGAACCGATGGAGACTCCTGCTGCAATCATCTCGCGCCTGAACCTGACAAAAACAACTGGTGATAACAGTGCAATTACCAATGCAATTGAAGAAGCAATAACAGAAAATCCCAGGGCACTTGAGGATTACCGGGCAGGAAAAAACGGGGCGCTCAACTTCCTTGTCGGGCAGGTCATGAAAAAGACAAGAGGCAAAGCAGATCCCGGCGAATTGAACCGGCTCCTCACTGAAGCCTTAGCCAAGCGGGAGGCGTAA
- the gatA gene encoding Asp-tRNA(Asn)/Glu-tRNA(Gln) amidotransferase subunit GatA, with translation MESHELAFEPDDRYNAFLAICKKAPFGKGKLSGIAVAVKDNISTRGIETTCASKILKGYIPPYDAHAVDLLRQAGAAIVGKTNMDEFGMGTTTENSAFGPTLNPCDTGRVPGGSSGGSAAAVAGNMVRMALGTDTGGSIRCPAAFCGIVGMKPTYGRVSRYGLIAYANSLEQIGPMGRTVNDVSTLLQVIAGKDRHDSTTYDRPYTHTPVAEMKGVRIGIPQEYFGEGVDPKVASVVRSAISRLEELGATTVPCSIPSMKFALAAYYVTCTCEASSNLARFDGVRYGPGADSKKSWHEAYKEVRRAGFGTEVRRRIMLGTFALSSGYYGKYYAKAQVARENVKADFARIFSDVDLIAGPTMPSIAFKIGEKSDPLSMYLSDILTVPANLAGIPAISVPCGKVDDMPVGLQIMGRPFEDECVIDAAYAYEQAVN, from the coding sequence GTGGAATCTCACGAGCTCGCATTCGAACCCGATGACCGGTACAATGCTTTTCTTGCCATATGCAAAAAAGCCCCGTTTGGTAAGGGAAAACTATCCGGTATTGCCGTAGCGGTGAAAGACAATATCTCCACCAGAGGAATCGAGACCACCTGTGCGTCAAAGATTCTCAAAGGTTACATCCCCCCGTACGATGCCCACGCGGTTGATCTGCTCCGGCAGGCCGGTGCAGCTATCGTGGGCAAGACGAATATGGACGAGTTCGGTATGGGCACAACTACCGAAAACTCCGCGTTTGGCCCCACCCTCAATCCCTGCGATACCGGCCGTGTTCCCGGAGGATCCTCAGGGGGAAGTGCCGCAGCGGTTGCCGGCAATATGGTCCGGATGGCACTCGGGACGGATACCGGGGGTTCCATCCGCTGCCCGGCTGCATTCTGCGGCATTGTCGGCATGAAACCGACGTATGGCAGGGTTTCGCGTTACGGGCTGATCGCGTACGCAAATTCCCTCGAACAGATCGGCCCGATGGGACGGACCGTTAATGATGTATCCACCCTCCTTCAAGTGATTGCCGGCAAAGATCGTCACGATTCCACCACGTATGACAGGCCGTACACCCACACCCCAGTTGCGGAAATGAAAGGGGTAAGAATCGGCATACCTCAGGAATATTTTGGCGAAGGTGTAGATCCGAAGGTTGCCAGTGTCGTCAGATCAGCCATCAGCCGGCTCGAAGAACTCGGTGCAACCACCGTGCCATGCAGTATCCCTTCCATGAAATTCGCGCTTGCCGCCTACTATGTCACCTGTACGTGCGAGGCCAGTTCCAATCTCGCCCGGTTTGATGGGGTGCGGTATGGCCCGGGTGCAGATTCCAAGAAGTCATGGCACGAGGCCTACAAGGAAGTCCGCAGGGCTGGATTTGGTACTGAAGTGCGCCGCAGGATTATGCTGGGCACCTTTGCCCTTTCATCGGGATATTACGGAAAGTACTATGCAAAAGCACAGGTTGCACGCGAGAATGTAAAAGCCGATTTCGCCCGGATCTTCTCAGACGTTGACCTGATTGCAGGACCCACGATGCCCTCCATCGCGTTTAAGATTGGCGAGAAGAGCGATCCGCTCTCCATGTATCTTTCCGATATCCTGACCGTCCCGGCAAACCTTGCCGGCATCCCGGCCATTTCAGTACCCTGCGGAAAAGTTGATGATATGCCGGTCGGACTCCAGATCATGGGACGGCCCTTTGAAGATGAGTGTGTGATCGATGCTGCGTATGCATACGAGCAGGCGGTGAACTAA
- the gatC gene encoding Asp-tRNA(Asn)/Glu-tRNA(Gln) amidotransferase subunit GatC gives MVTEKDVEHIAELADIGINTGELDTFTHQFNAILDYFDVLDLVKGDSTITRDLTNIMREDVVEPSLPRDEVLKNAAAQEDGFIKAPRVM, from the coding sequence ATGGTCACTGAAAAAGACGTGGAACATATTGCGGAACTTGCCGATATCGGCATCAATACCGGAGAACTGGATACTTTTACGCACCAGTTCAATGCAATTCTTGACTATTTTGACGTGCTCGATCTGGTCAAAGGGGACAGTACAATCACGCGCGATCTCACCAATATCATGCGTGAAGATGTTGTCGAACCTTCCCTTCCCCGGGACGAGGTATTGAAAAACGCAGCAGCACAGGAAGACGGGTTCATCAAGGCACCTCGGGTGATGTAG
- a CDS encoding asparagine synthase-related protein, with protein MSELELAGWIELDGFRLTRTDIDTLLREHPTDMLRCGGEFFVHGNGCRARDHFGVMQGSCPKGTFTCDNGMTGRIIPEVKDMSLEEAIVTAVKLRSDEGVIALSGGVDSTLVACLAGRECMAVGLKGSHDLRQAQHAAHELNLRCTLVEIPRSEIAEALPVVIGIIPKKDPVNTGIALTQYFITRWAGEHGYHRIITGQAADEIFGGYSRYLETETLEADLLRDFAGLEMQAERDQSIAALHGTYLSMPYLDMRVVRAARKIPAAEKVQGNRRKVPLRTVAERFIGPELAWYEKKAMQYGSGVAKELSSLARKNGYKTSVQDYIDHISRVEHGH; from the coding sequence ATGAGTGAACTGGAACTGGCCGGATGGATCGAACTCGATGGATTTCGACTCACCCGCACAGATATTGATACATTACTGCGTGAGCACCCCACCGACATGCTCCGGTGTGGCGGCGAGTTTTTTGTCCACGGGAACGGGTGCCGCGCCCGGGACCACTTCGGAGTAATGCAGGGTTCCTGCCCCAAAGGCACCTTCACCTGCGATAATGGCATGACCGGCAGAATCATTCCCGAGGTTAAGGATATGTCGCTCGAAGAGGCGATCGTTACCGCGGTAAAACTGCGCAGCGATGAAGGAGTGATTGCGCTTTCCGGGGGTGTAGACTCGACTCTCGTTGCCTGCCTTGCCGGCCGCGAGTGTATGGCAGTCGGTCTAAAAGGCTCTCATGATCTCCGTCAGGCACAGCATGCGGCACACGAGCTCAATTTGCGATGCACATTAGTGGAAATCCCCCGATCGGAAATCGCAGAAGCACTACCGGTTGTCATAGGAATAATTCCCAAAAAAGATCCGGTCAATACCGGTATCGCACTCACCCAGTATTTTATCACGCGCTGGGCCGGAGAACACGGCTACCATCGCATCATCACCGGGCAGGCCGCTGACGAGATCTTCGGGGGATATTCCCGGTATCTTGAAACTGAAACACTGGAAGCAGATCTTCTGCGGGATTTTGCCGGCCTGGAAATGCAGGCAGAGCGTGACCAGTCGATTGCAGCGCTGCACGGCACGTACCTCTCCATGCCGTACCTGGATATGCGGGTTGTGCGCGCGGCACGGAAGATCCCGGCTGCGGAAAAGGTGCAGGGAAATCGCCGCAAGGTACCTTTAAGAACGGTCGCAGAACGCTTCATCGGCCCGGAACTCGCATGGTACGAGAAGAAAGCCATGCAGTACGGGAGCGGGGTTGCAAAGGAACTCTCAAGTCTTGCCCGAAAAAATGGTTATAAAACATCCGTGCAAGATTACATAGACCACATAAGCAGGGTGGAACATGGTCACTGA
- a CDS encoding DJ-1/PfpI family protein, translated as MKILIAVAPEKYRDEELAVPVASFLKAGIEFDIASTRRGSCTGMMGAKTTAALSFDDIDPKRYDGLVIIGGAGSQTHLWEDELLIPIVKIFHQQGKVIAAICLAPVVLARAGILKGKKATYFESPASFREMKIGGAVITNAPVVKDARIITANGPAASQAFADAIIHALTAVEW; from the coding sequence ATGAAAATCCTGATCGCGGTTGCACCGGAAAAATACCGGGACGAGGAACTGGCAGTTCCCGTTGCTAGTTTTTTAAAAGCAGGTATCGAGTTTGATATCGCTTCCACACGCCGTGGATCATGCACCGGGATGATGGGGGCAAAAACTACAGCAGCACTTTCTTTTGATGATATCGATCCCAAACGATACGATGGTCTGGTGATTATCGGAGGTGCCGGCTCGCAGACACATCTCTGGGAGGATGAACTGCTCATCCCGATTGTTAAAATTTTTCACCAGCAGGGAAAGGTCATTGCTGCAATATGCCTTGCACCGGTCGTACTCGCCCGTGCCGGCATTCTCAAAGGGAAAAAGGCAACCTATTTTGAAAGCCCCGCATCATTCAGGGAAATGAAGATCGGGGGTGCTGTGATCACGAATGCACCGGTTGTCAAAGATGCACGGATAATCACGGCAAATGGCCCGGCTGCTTCACAGGCATTTGCTGATGCAATCATCCATGCCCTCACTGCTGTGGAGTGGTAA
- a CDS encoding YwbE family protein → MTIPDQNNGRNRLAIQPGSIVDIVLKEDQRSGKKTRGTVQDILTNSPTHPHGIKVRIKGGQVGRVVAIIKTNDQEMN, encoded by the coding sequence ATGACAATACCAGACCAAAATAACGGCAGAAACCGTCTGGCCATCCAGCCCGGCAGCATAGTTGATATCGTCTTAAAGGAAGATCAGCGGAGTGGGAAAAAGACACGCGGCACTGTTCAGGATATCCTCACCAACTCGCCGACACACCCTCATGGGATTAAGGTCAGGATTAAAGGGGGTCAGGTAGGAAGGGTCGTTGCGATCATCAAAACCAATGACCAGGAAATGAACTGA
- the pyrC gene encoding dihydroorotase: MAPPPTLVLRNVSLPSGRVADITLAAGKVTHVGAYKGSAEPCDCTGCLVIPAAVDMHVHMRGGVQSAKEDWASGSMSAIAGGVTVVVDQPNTLPPITTPSALAERVQDAKDHSYCSFAINSGVTPETPLEFMWEAGAMAFGETFYAPSSYGDAIDGIALGAALARIHKLDGLATIHAERVGDSPDTDLVSHNRIRSAIGEAEAVRAVQSLNYSECRLHFCHMSSVRSVDAATGSVEVTPHHLFLSQEQFEKNNTLGKVNPPLRTEMERKGLWERWGRIDVIASDHAPHTKEDKSQDFPGAPSGIPGVETMVPLLLAQVIAKKIDLASVIDKTSYAPARLLGIPRAGFEIGNRADFAIYSKKPEPIQAELLHSRCGWTPFEGHKAIFPQMVVMNGSVTYLGGEFSRQEPIWFAGKGFKDTH, from the coding sequence ATGGCGCCCCCCCCAACCCTTGTGCTCCGGAATGTCTCTTTACCTTCCGGGCGTGTGGCGGATATTACCCTTGCTGCCGGGAAAGTTACGCATGTGGGCGCGTATAAGGGTTCTGCGGAACCGTGTGACTGCACCGGTTGTCTTGTGATCCCGGCCGCTGTTGATATGCACGTTCACATGCGGGGTGGTGTGCAATCAGCTAAAGAGGATTGGGCGAGTGGAAGCATGAGCGCTATCGCCGGGGGTGTGACCGTGGTTGTTGACCAGCCTAACACCCTTCCTCCCATTACCACGCCCAGTGCACTGGCAGAGCGCGTGCAGGACGCAAAAGACCATTCTTACTGCAGTTTTGCCATCAACAGCGGCGTCACTCCTGAAACCCCTCTGGAATTTATGTGGGAGGCGGGAGCCATGGCATTTGGCGAGACCTTTTATGCCCCATCGAGTTATGGTGACGCAATCGACGGGATTGCACTGGGTGCGGCGCTGGCCCGTATCCATAAACTGGACGGACTTGCAACCATCCATGCCGAACGTGTTGGAGATTCTCCCGATACAGATCTCGTATCGCACAATCGCATCCGATCTGCCATAGGTGAGGCAGAAGCGGTTCGTGCAGTGCAGTCCCTGAACTACAGTGAATGCCGGCTTCATTTCTGCCATATGAGTTCTGTCCGCTCGGTTGATGCCGCCACGGGTTCGGTTGAGGTAACTCCCCATCACCTGTTCCTTTCGCAGGAGCAATTCGAGAAAAACAATACCCTGGGGAAAGTAAATCCTCCTCTCCGTACTGAAATGGAGCGAAAAGGGCTCTGGGAGCGATGGGGACGGATCGATGTTATTGCATCCGATCATGCTCCCCACACGAAAGAAGACAAATCACAGGATTTTCCCGGTGCCCCTTCTGGCATTCCGGGGGTCGAAACCATGGTGCCCCTGCTGCTCGCACAGGTCATTGCCAAAAAGATTGATCTCGCATCTGTTATCGACAAAACTTCGTATGCCCCCGCCCGGTTGCTGGGAATTCCCCGCGCAGGATTTGAGATTGGGAACCGGGCAGATTTCGCTATCTACTCAAAAAAGCCCGAGCCGATACAGGCTGAATTACTGCACAGCAGGTGCGGGTGGACACCCTTTGAAGGGCATAAGGCCATTTTTCCCCAGATGGTGGTGATGAATGGTTCTGTTACGTATCTTGGAGGGGAATTCTCCCGCCAGGAACCGATATGGTTTGCGGGAAAAGGTTTCAAAGATACTCATTGA
- a CDS encoding DUF167 domain-containing protein, with protein MPDIADALLEERNGTIISIDVTAGAKAELFPAGYNEWRKAIGCRVMAHALEGKANKAILTLIAETLELPVSSISIQSGATSSQKRVLVAGVTKKDLLLQLQSHGR; from the coding sequence ATGCCCGATATCGCGGATGCTCTTTTGGAAGAGCGGAACGGTACGATTATTTCTATCGATGTTACTGCCGGAGCCAAGGCTGAGCTCTTCCCTGCAGGATATAATGAATGGCGAAAAGCTATCGGCTGCCGGGTTATGGCGCATGCGCTTGAAGGAAAGGCAAACAAAGCCATCCTCACTCTGATTGCTGAAACACTCGAACTACCGGTGTCTTCGATAAGTATCCAGTCCGGTGCTACATCGTCGCAAAAACGCGTGCTGGTCGCGGGTGTTACAAAAAAAGATCTTCTTTTACAGCTCCAGTCTCACGGCAGATGA
- the dnaG gene encoding DNA primase DnaG codes for MYSPDTTKYLIHISLTAEGVVEKPDVVGAIFGQTEGLLGEDLDLRDLQRTGRVGRIDVQITSKKGETKGEILISSSLDRAETAILAASLETIDRVGPCVAHVVVESIEDIRVSKRKMIVERAKVLLIERFDDGTIDSDELLDDVRECLRMEKIGSIGEEKVPAGPNVLESDAIIVVEGRADVLNLLRYGIKNAVAVEGTNIPKTVVELCEKKTATAFFDGDRGGELILRELLQVVDIDFVAFSPKGKSVEDMTRKEVIKTLRNKVPVEYVRDQYFEDAAELPAELRITRGGVDESDASGKKIRHVSPSKRTSDGTKGPLTLRDHIDDVKGHSLARFLTDDLTVVKELRPDEVEKAIETLDGTVSGLVVDRPVDQKLLDRLVWKGLSYVAAKDFKGVIKRPLSIQLMKMGL; via the coding sequence GTGTATTCACCGGATACTACCAAGTACCTTATTCACATCAGCCTCACAGCAGAGGGGGTGGTCGAGAAACCCGATGTAGTTGGTGCCATTTTCGGGCAGACTGAAGGGTTACTCGGCGAAGACCTGGATCTGCGGGATCTTCAGAGAACAGGACGTGTCGGACGAATTGATGTCCAGATAACGAGCAAAAAAGGCGAGACCAAAGGTGAGATTTTGATCTCTTCCTCGCTTGACCGTGCGGAAACGGCAATTCTTGCCGCATCGCTTGAGACGATCGACCGTGTTGGTCCCTGCGTAGCGCATGTGGTAGTCGAGTCAATAGAGGATATCCGCGTCAGCAAACGAAAGATGATAGTCGAGCGGGCAAAGGTGCTGCTTATCGAGCGGTTTGATGATGGCACCATCGACAGTGATGAGTTGCTCGATGATGTCCGTGAGTGTCTCCGCATGGAAAAGATCGGTTCCATTGGCGAAGAGAAAGTGCCTGCAGGTCCCAATGTGCTGGAATCGGATGCCATTATTGTTGTTGAGGGCCGGGCAGATGTACTGAATCTTCTTCGCTACGGTATAAAAAATGCCGTTGCTGTTGAAGGAACAAATATTCCAAAGACCGTTGTCGAGCTCTGCGAGAAGAAGACGGCGACTGCCTTTTTCGATGGGGATCGTGGTGGCGAATTAATCCTGCGGGAGCTGCTGCAGGTCGTTGACATCGATTTTGTCGCTTTCTCCCCAAAGGGAAAGAGTGTCGAGGATATGACCCGGAAAGAGGTCATCAAGACATTGCGCAACAAGGTGCCCGTGGAATATGTCCGTGACCAGTATTTTGAAGATGCAGCCGAACTCCCAGCCGAACTCCGTATCACACGGGGAGGTGTGGATGAATCGGATGCTTCCGGCAAAAAGATCCGTCATGTTTCCCCCTCAAAGCGTACTTCTGATGGCACAAAAGGGCCCCTGACACTCCGGGACCACATCGATGATGTAAAAGGTCACAGTCTTGCCCGGTTTCTTACCGACGATCTGACTGTTGTAAAAGAACTGCGCCCGGATGAAGTGGAAAAAGCGATAGAAACTCTTGATGGCACGGTTAGCGGGCTTGTTGTTGATCGTCCTGTTGACCAGAAACTGCTTGACCGTCTTGTCTGGAAAGGTCTCTCCTATGTTGCGGCAAAAGATTTCAAGGGTGTTATAAAACGACCGTTATCAATCCAGTTGATGAAAATGGGTCTATAA
- a CDS encoding UPF0058 family protein: protein MHKEELINLHKMLAEVKEYFEEINPELKFTQYTSLKITPSQQHKSKMEHKYAIFVLGTEIANAMKEVDYSSSSRISARMKELADKTLKEMDDS from the coding sequence ATGCACAAAGAGGAACTGATCAATCTTCACAAGATGCTCGCAGAAGTCAAGGAGTATTTTGAAGAGATCAATCCTGAACTGAAATTTACCCAGTATACTTCATTAAAGATTACTCCTTCCCAGCAGCACAAGAGCAAGATGGAGCATAAGTACGCAATATTTGTGCTGGGGACAGAAATTGCCAATGCGATGAAGGAAGTCGATTATTCCTCTTCAAGCCGGATTTCAGCACGCATGAAGGAGCTTGCTGATAAGACGCTTAAAGAGATGGATGACTCTTAA
- a CDS encoding ornithine cyclodeaminase family protein (catalyzes the interconversion of alanine and pyruvate) has product MQYFTDTEKSIDLRELNRAIETAFADHGNGLVQMPPKVYVTLPEGDFRTMPAYLPSLSLAGVKVVNVHPGNPARGLVTVMALTIILDIATGAPVAILNATKLTDMRTGAAGAVAAKYLCPKKEIVLGLVGTGRQAEAQYRAISQEFDIGEIKCWSRNSHHAEKFAQEITAHDARSVPVEKACDCDLLVTTTPSHAPVVMNEWVQEGTHINAIGADAAGKQELDPLLLKRGLVFVDDMSQAVHSGEVNVPISQGIFTTEEIKGTLGEVVIGMKRRGRSDQITIFDSTGLAIQDLAIAAIAMRNGRAIDLPFP; this is encoded by the coding sequence ATGCAGTATTTCACCGATACCGAGAAATCCATTGATCTCCGGGAATTAAATCGGGCAATCGAGACTGCATTTGCTGATCACGGGAACGGTCTTGTCCAGATGCCCCCGAAAGTATACGTGACCCTTCCTGAAGGGGATTTCCGGACAATGCCTGCGTATCTTCCGTCCCTCTCTCTTGCTGGTGTAAAGGTAGTCAATGTTCATCCCGGTAACCCGGCACGAGGTCTTGTTACGGTGATGGCGCTGACGATAATTCTTGATATTGCAACAGGTGCGCCCGTGGCAATTCTCAACGCAACAAAACTGACTGATATGCGCACCGGTGCTGCGGGTGCAGTTGCAGCAAAATACCTCTGTCCTAAAAAAGAGATCGTTCTTGGACTGGTCGGTACAGGGAGGCAGGCAGAAGCACAATACCGGGCAATTTCGCAGGAATTTGATATCGGGGAGATTAAATGCTGGAGCCGTAATTCCCATCACGCAGAAAAATTTGCACAGGAAATTACGGCTCATGATGCCCGCAGTGTACCGGTGGAAAAAGCCTGCGACTGCGATCTCCTTGTTACAACAACCCCATCTCATGCACCCGTTGTCATGAATGAGTGGGTGCAGGAAGGAACCCATATCAATGCCATCGGCGCTGATGCTGCGGGAAAGCAGGAACTCGATCCTCTCCTGCTCAAACGAGGACTTGTCTTTGTTGATGATATGTCCCAGGCGGTTCATTCTGGAGAAGTAAATGTGCCCATAAGTCAGGGGATTTTTACGACGGAAGAGATCAAAGGGACTCTTGGTGAAGTTGTTATTGGCATGAAGCGACGCGGGCGATCGGATCAGATTACCATTTTCGACTCAACGGGACTGGCAATTCAGGATCTGGCTATTGCGGCAATCGCGATGCGTAACGGACGGGCAATAGACCTTCCGTTTCCCTGA
- a CDS encoding radical SAM protein has product MLIKNTRSLCPSCNTVVDAEVVEEEGKIWLKSTCKDHGNFRNLYWSDPVMYHRFEKYDTIGTGVSNPQNIAPAENCPSSCGLCNNHHSQTLLANIDLTNRCNLDCEFCFANARACGFVYEPDFDQIVKMLTLLRDQKPVPAPAVQFSGGEPTMREDLAKIIKKAKEIGFPQVQIASNGVRLAKEPGYAQELKDAGLNTVYLHFDGVTQKTNPFLAIHLKTIENLNRVKLGIVLVPTVIRGKNDHEVGDIIRFAVDNISVIRGVNFQPVAFTGAASDDDIKKSRITIPEVLADIETQTQGIIKKDDFYPIPCVLPFSDLVEAYTGKPQVRFTAHPHCGAATYVFVQEAGIVPVNRMVDVESFFESIEQMTETIKKGGAINKYKALLEGVKNMHDSVQKGEHGNTAEFWKIIGKTLIGQNFDALREFHWNALFIGTMHFMDRYNYDLDRVQRCCIHYATPDGTLIPFCTYNSGPVYREQVWKKHAKKLKE; this is encoded by the coding sequence ATGCTGATAAAAAATACCCGAAGTCTTTGCCCCTCATGCAATACCGTTGTTGATGCGGAGGTTGTGGAAGAAGAGGGAAAGATCTGGCTGAAAAGTACGTGCAAGGACCACGGGAATTTCAGGAATCTCTACTGGTCAGATCCCGTGATGTATCACCGGTTTGAAAAGTATGACACCATAGGCACGGGGGTATCAAATCCCCAGAATATAGCTCCGGCAGAAAACTGCCCTTCGTCGTGTGGACTCTGCAATAACCATCACTCCCAGACCCTGCTTGCCAATATTGATCTCACCAACCGCTGCAATCTGGATTGCGAATTCTGTTTTGCAAACGCACGTGCCTGCGGGTTTGTCTATGAGCCTGATTTTGATCAGATAGTAAAGATGCTGACACTTCTCCGGGATCAAAAGCCGGTCCCTGCTCCCGCAGTACAGTTTTCCGGGGGCGAGCCTACCATGAGAGAGGATCTGGCAAAGATCATCAAAAAGGCAAAAGAGATTGGCTTTCCCCAGGTCCAGATCGCTTCCAATGGTGTGCGTCTCGCAAAAGAACCGGGTTATGCGCAGGAACTCAAGGATGCCGGACTTAACACGGTATACCTGCATTTCGATGGCGTAACTCAAAAAACAAACCCGTTTTTGGCAATTCACTTAAAAACCATAGAGAATTTGAATCGGGTGAAGCTTGGCATCGTCCTTGTACCTACAGTAATACGCGGTAAAAATGATCACGAGGTTGGGGATATCATCAGGTTTGCCGTAGATAACATTTCGGTAATCCGCGGGGTGAATTTCCAGCCGGTCGCATTTACCGGTGCAGCGAGTGATGACGATATTAAAAAATCCCGTATCACCATTCCTGAAGTCCTGGCGGATATCGAGACACAGACGCAGGGGATCATCAAAAAAGATGACTTTTATCCCATACCCTGCGTACTCCCGTTCTCCGATCTGGTTGAAGCATACACCGGTAAGCCCCAGGTGCGTTTCACCGCCCACCCTCACTGCGGTGCCGCTACCTACGTGTTTGTCCAGGAAGCAGGTATCGTACCGGTAAACCGGATGGTAGATGTGGAGAGTTTCTTTGAATCGATCGAACAGATGACGGAGACTATCAAAAAAGGTGGCGCCATCAACAAATACAAGGCATTGCTAGAAGGCGTGAAAAACATGCATGATTCCGTGCAGAAGGGAGAGCACGGAAATACCGCTGAATTCTGGAAGATTATCGGAAAAACATTGATCGGACAGAACTTCGATGCGCTCAGGGAATTCCACTGGAATGCGCTCTTTATCGGCACCATGCATTTCATGGACCGGTACAATTATGATCTCGACCGGGTCCAGCGGTGCTGCATACACTATGCAACACCTGACGGCACCCTTATACCATTCTGTACTTATAACAGCGGGCCGGTCTATCGGGAACAGGTCTGGAAGAAACATGCAAAAAAACTGAAAGAGTAG